The sequence TTGGCAAGACAACGTTGGCAAATATTATCGCCAATGAGCTTGGTGTAAGTCTGCGCACAACGTCAGGTCCAGCCATAGAACGCCCGGGCGATCTGGCGGCGCTGCTGACTAACCTGCAAGAAGGCGATGTGTTGTTCATTGACGAGATTCACCGCCTGCATCGGACTGTGGAAGAGGTAATGTATCCGGCAATGGAGGACTTTGCTCTTGATATTATGATCGGCAAGGGGCCGAGCGCTCGTTCAGTGCGGTTAGATCTGCCGCCATTTACACTGATCGGTGCTACAACTCGTGCTGGGATGTTGTCAGCACCGCTGCGCGATCGCTTCGGAGTCGTCAGCCGCTTGGAATTCTATACGATGGATGAGTTGAGCTATATTGTATCCCGCAATGCCGATCTGTTGGGCATCCAGATTGTCGGAGACGCTGCCGAAGAGATTGCCCTCCGGGCAAGGGGAACCCCGCGTATAGCGAACCGCTTGTTGAAGCGAGTACGTGATTTTGCTCAAGTGCGAGGTGATGGAATTATCACTCCTGAGATTACTTCAGAAGCGTTGAAGCTGCTGCAGGTAGACCCGCGTGGATTGGATAGTATTGATCACAAGATGCTCCATTCAATGATAACAGGCTTTCGCGGCGGCCCAGTCGGGCTGGATACGATCGCTGCTACTATAGGTGAAGAGAGTCAGACTATCGAGGATGTGTATGAACCCTATCTACTACAGATTGGTTTCTTGCAGCGCACTCCACGTGGAAGAATCGTAACACCAGCCGGGTATCTTCATTTAGGTATTACTCCGCCGGAACAGCACTAGATCTCAATGAAGTGATTCAGAGAAGCAGATGCTATACAAAACAAGGTTTATGCTTACGAAGCAGTTTTGTACGAAGTGATTCAGAGAAGCAGATGCTATACAAAACAAGGCTTATGCTTACGAAGCAGTTTTGTACGAAGTGATTCAGAGAAGCGGATGCTATACAAAACAAGGCTTATGCTTACGAAGCAGTTTTGTACGAAGTGATTCAGAGAAGCGGATGCTATACAAAACAAGGCTTATGCTTACGAAGCAGTTTTGTACGAAGTGATTCAGAGAAGCAGATGCTATACAAAACAAGGCTTATGCTTACGAAGTAGTTTTGTACGAAGTGATTCAGAGAAGCGGATGCTATACAAAACTTTTAGGAGGATGGAAATGAACCATACAATCTGGAAATGGAGAGGCGCAAGCGTGCTCAGCAGAGGATTGCTGGCAGCAGCGCTGGCAATGGGCAGCTTCCTGATCCCTGCGAATGACAGCCATGCTGATGCTGATGGAACGATACGAGTCGCACTTTATGCTGATATTGGCAGTAAATATAAATCTACTGTGCCGCTGGTGACTCTGCAATCGGAGCAGAGCTTTAACCTTGCCTCCATTCAAGCAGGTAGCGCTCCACTGCAAGCTGTACCAGCCCAAACCAAAATTCGTGTCAGCCTAGATGGTTATAGGGTAAAGGTGCTGGAGTCTTCAACTTGGCAGGCTGCGGCTGATGCTGCCAAGAAGCTGCAATCCACCACTGATAAGCCACAGTTATTCGTGGCTACCAAGAATGGGGCCACCGTATATCAATTGTACACTGGGGTATATGCCAGTGAGAATGCCGCGAAGGATGGACTTACCCGGGTAGGCAAAACGGGACTTATTCCCGCAGGGCAAGCAGCGGCGGTGACCGGTAATAAGCATTTGTCCGCTGGGGGTTATTCAACCCAGCAAGAAGCCAACGCAACACTGAGTAGTATTACTGCTGCCGGATTCGACGCGTGGGTAGTACTCCTGTCTGCGGCCGATGGCAGTGCACGTTATGAGGTATGGGCCGGTGAAGCTGCCAATGACAGTGATTTGGCTACTTTCCGAACGGGATTGGCAGCGGCATTACCACAGCTTGTGCTTTCTGCTGGAGCTGCAACCACGCCTGGATTATTAGTACGTATGGACGCAGGGCTTGATTGGAACAGTGAGTCTCAAGCTGCTCATTATATTGTTAGTGGAAACGACGCGAAGTTTGTAGCTGTTGCTAATGAAGCCGGAATTCAACTGGTGGAACGATCAAAGCGAACCTACCGCGGTAATCTGGAACTAAGCGGTCTGAATGGTTCTCTGGCGGTAATCAATGTGGTACCGCTAGAGCAATATTTGTATGCTGTTGTCGGTGGAGAAGTATCCTCGGGCTGGCCAGCGGAAGCGTTGAAGGCTCAGGCAGTAGCCGCACGCAGCTACGCGTTGTCTCAAGGCAATCGGTTTGATGTGGCAAATGTAGTCGATACGACTCTTAGTCAGGTATACAACGGAATTGGGGCTGAAGCGCCCGTGATCACCAGAGCAGTCGATGCTACCACTGGTGAAGTACTGATGAGCGGTGGCAAAATTGTGGAGGCTGTATTCTCTTCAAACAGCGGCGGTGTTACGGCTGATCCTTCTGAAGTATGGAACAATGGTGGAGATATGTTTGTTAGTGTGGAAAGCCCAGAAGATATCGCTGCCGCCGCTACCTCCAAGAAATGGTATAATGTCCTTCTGGCGAATGGAGTCTCCGGTTATGCTCGTGAAGATAACGTTAAATTAACGGGTAATCAAACCCCTGCGGGTCTAGCTATAGTAACAGCCACAGCCAAAGATGTGAATATTCGTCCCCTGCCTGTGATTGACAGTACGGTAAGTCCGGTAGGTAAGCTGAATCCCGGTGAGAATGCCGTCGTTCTAGATAAGGTGATCGAATCCGGCAGCTATAGCTGGATCAAAGGCCCGTATACTTCGGCAGAGCTGCTGAAGAGCTTGCAGGGCAAGACAAGCAGTTCGCTCCCTTCCTCAATCCTCAGTTTACAGGTTACAGGGCGTGGACCCTCAGGAAGAGCCGTTCAGGTTAAAGCCAACGGTGAGATTCTCAAGGTGAAATACCCTGATTTATTCCGTTCTTCATTCAATGGATTGCCTAGTACATTGTTTGATATTGTGCCTTCCGGCAGTTATACTGTATTAGGCGCTGACGGCTCTACTGCAACAATTAGCAATTCACAGAATGCAGGTGTGCTCTCTGCATCGGGTATGGTGACCGTGGGTGGCAGTGGAACTGTCGTCATGGGCGGAGCTAATACTGCCAGAGTGATCAGCAGCACTTCAGGCTTCCTGTTTATAGGTCAAGGAAATGGTCATGGTCTGGGTATGTCCCAATGGGGCGTGAAGGGTATGGCGGACAATGGGAATGATTACAAGCAAATATTGCAACATTATTATCATAACGTTACTATAGTTAAGGAATGAATACGGACAATGAATGTAGACGCATATGATTTTCAATTGCCG comes from Paenibacillus sp. 19GGS1-52 and encodes:
- the ruvB gene encoding Holliday junction branch migration DNA helicase RuvB, with amino-acid sequence MDDRIISANLMMDEQAVELSLRPRYLAEYIGQTQVKENLKIYIEAAKMRSEALDHVLLYGPPGLGKTTLANIIANELGVSLRTTSGPAIERPGDLAALLTNLQEGDVLFIDEIHRLHRTVEEVMYPAMEDFALDIMIGKGPSARSVRLDLPPFTLIGATTRAGMLSAPLRDRFGVVSRLEFYTMDELSYIVSRNADLLGIQIVGDAAEEIALRARGTPRIANRLLKRVRDFAQVRGDGIITPEITSEALKLLQVDPRGLDSIDHKMLHSMITGFRGGPVGLDTIAATIGEESQTIEDVYEPYLLQIGFLQRTPRGRIVTPAGYLHLGITPPEQH
- a CDS encoding SpoIID/LytB domain-containing protein translates to MNHTIWKWRGASVLSRGLLAAALAMGSFLIPANDSHADADGTIRVALYADIGSKYKSTVPLVTLQSEQSFNLASIQAGSAPLQAVPAQTKIRVSLDGYRVKVLESSTWQAAADAAKKLQSTTDKPQLFVATKNGATVYQLYTGVYASENAAKDGLTRVGKTGLIPAGQAAAVTGNKHLSAGGYSTQQEANATLSSITAAGFDAWVVLLSAADGSARYEVWAGEAANDSDLATFRTGLAAALPQLVLSAGAATTPGLLVRMDAGLDWNSESQAAHYIVSGNDAKFVAVANEAGIQLVERSKRTYRGNLELSGLNGSLAVINVVPLEQYLYAVVGGEVSSGWPAEALKAQAVAARSYALSQGNRFDVANVVDTTLSQVYNGIGAEAPVITRAVDATTGEVLMSGGKIVEAVFSSNSGGVTADPSEVWNNGGDMFVSVESPEDIAAAATSKKWYNVLLANGVSGYAREDNVKLTGNQTPAGLAIVTATAKDVNIRPLPVIDSTVSPVGKLNPGENAVVLDKVIESGSYSWIKGPYTSAELLKSLQGKTSSSLPSSILSLQVTGRGPSGRAVQVKANGEILKVKYPDLFRSSFNGLPSTLFDIVPSGSYTVLGADGSTATISNSQNAGVLSASGMVTVGGSGTVVMGGANTARVISSTSGFLFIGQGNGHGLGMSQWGVKGMADNGNDYKQILQHYYHNVTIVKE